One part of the Raphanus sativus cultivar WK10039 chromosome 7, ASM80110v3, whole genome shotgun sequence genome encodes these proteins:
- the LOC108817708 gene encoding paired amphipathic helix protein Sin3-like 4 isoform X1 has translation MVGGGSAQKLTTNDALAYLKAVKDKFQDNRQKYDEFLEVMKDFKAQRVDTSGVILRVKELFKGNRELILGFNTFLPKGFEITLLPEEDDQPLPKKPVEFEEAISFVNKIKTRFQGDDRVYKSFLDILNMYRKENKSITEVYQEVATLFRDHHDLLVEFTHFLPDTSGATSTNDIVKMSVRDRGGIKSLPAMRDSDKKDRAIASHTDRDLKTEHMDLDQERSLLKESKEDVRRIEKKNDYMDEQKGQFLHSKKKLTLRDGDSNETSNQGREGDKFCGAVATSSTKDDKGHVLELAFVDRVKAKLNTSDYQEFLRCLNLFSKEIISQPELQSLVSNLIGGYPELMEAFRVFLVQCEKNDGLLSGIVTKKSLWSDGKCPQPTKSQDKDTDREREKTERCRERDREKDRLEKAAASQKWAKPISELDLSNCEQCTPSYRLLPKNYPIPIASQKGEIGSQVLNDHWVSVTSGSEDYSFTHMRKNQYEESLFRCEDDRFELDMLLESVNSATNRVEELLAKLNSNELKTDTPICIEDHLTALNIRCIERLYGDHGLDVIDLLKKNAYLALPVILTRLKQKQEEWARCRSEFSKVWADVYTKNYHRSLDHRSFYFKQQDSKNLSTKALLAEIKEISDKKRGEDDALLALAAGNRRTVSSNMSFGYPDPNLHEDLYQLIKYSCGEMCSTEQLDKVMKVWTEFLEPMFGVPSRPQVAEDREDAVKSTTKLSEGSPQNGVNVASSVRSNGPLKAGEGIQLRQATDSKSADDNTRNDKMPKTQTTPDQKPETKQAVAVERVHIDGLIPQRNGKTSALSIVGLSNSTPKPGGLTSGTEMDLKPNHINGPCVEVSPNGTVAETSSNQRSNEVRVEREEGELSPTGEFEEDNFAENDLEALSNGKDDAGNSLNRGSRGENDANGNDEGDESAPRSSDGSLNTSHNGDVSGTESGDGEDCFPEDDNKAESEGEAEEEVMSDAEGERPVLPISARNLLHVKPLSKYVPPALRDKDKDDSQKRNSRVFYGNDSYYVLFRLHQILYDRILSAKINSSCPERKWKTSNSTNPVDSYARFMNALYNLLDGTSDNSKFEDDCRAIIGTQSYILFTLDKLIYKLIKHIQVVAADEMDNKLQQLYSYEKSRKPEKYMNEVYYENARVLLPDEDVYRIECKLSAPTTLSIQLLDYGHDKPDVTSISMDPNFSAYLQNKFLSCQANVKENPRIYLKRNKRKNGDDDELSTTDRVKINNGLECKITCSSSKVSYVFDTEDVLHRVKRRKVLNQSSGSLIREKRIQRYQKLLTNQ, from the exons ATGGTTGGAGGAGGAAGTGCGCAGAAGCTAACTACAAATGATGCACTTGCGTATCTCAAGGCAGTCAAGGATAAGTTTCAAGATAATCGCCAAAAGTATGATGAGTTTCTTGAGGTCATGAAAGATTTTAAAGCTCAGag AGTTGATACTAGTGGTGTTATATTGAGGGTGAAAGAGCTGTTCAAAGGGAACAGAGAGCTGATCTTGGGTTTCAATACTTTCTTACCAAAGGGTTTTGAGATAACCCTCTTACCCGAAGAAGATGACCAACCTCTCCCAAAGAAACCTGTTGAGTTTGAGGAAGCTATTAGTTTTGTCAACAAGATTAAG ACAAGATTTCAAGGTGATGACCGTGTATACAAATCGTTCTTAGACATTCTGAATATGTATAGAAAGGAAAACAAGTCCATTACTGAGGTCTACCAGGAG GTGGCTACCCTTTTCCGGGACCATCATGATTTGCTTGTGGAGTTCACTCACTTTCTCCCTGATACTTCGGGAGCTACCTCTACTAATGATATTGTAAAAATGTCTGTACGTGACCGAGGAGGCATTAAATCTCTTCCCGCCATGCGAGACTCTGATAAG AAGGACCGGGCCATTGCTTCACATACGGACCGTGACCTCAAAACTGAACACATGGACCTAGACCAGGAGAGATCTTTGCTGAAAGAAAGTAAAGAAGACGTTAGACGCATTGAGAAAAAGAATGATTACATGGATGAACAGAAAGGGCAGTTCCTCCACAGTAAAAAGAAGCTGACACTAAGGGATGGCGATTCTAACGAAACCTCGAATCAGGGTAGAGAAGGAGACAAGTTTTGTGGAGCCGTCGCCACTTCATCtactaaagatgataaag GACATGTCCTAGAACTTGCTTTTGTTGATCGAGTGAAGGCAAAGCTTAATACCTCTGACTACCAAGAGTTCTTACGATGTCTCAATCTCTTTTCAAAGGAAATAATCAGCCAACCGGAACTGCAGTCTTTG GTGAGCAATTTAATTGGAGGATATCCAGAGCTTATGGAAGCCTTCAGAGTCTTTTTGGTTCAGTGTGAAAAGAATG ATGGATTACTCTCTGGTATTGTGACTAAGA AATCCTTGTGGAGTGATGGAAAATGTCCTCAGCCTACTAAGTCACAGGACAAAGATACAGACAGAGAACGTGAGAAGACTGAAAGGTGCAGAGAAAGGGACCGTGAGAAGGATAGGCTAGAAAAGGCGGCAGCGAGCCAGAAATGGGCTAAACCTATCAGCGAACTAGATCTCTCCAACTGTGAACAATGCACACCCAGTTACCGGTTACTTCCAAAGAAT TATCCAATTCCTATTGCAAGCCAAAAAGGGGAGATTGGTAGCCAGGTGCTTAATGATCATTGGGTCTCTGTCACTTCAGGAAGTGAAGATTATTCATTTACACACATGCGTAAGAACCAGTACGAAGAGAGCCTCTTCCGTTGTGAAGATGACAG GTTCGAGCTAGACATGCTATTAGAGTCTGTGAACTCAGCTACGAACCGAGTGGAAGAGTTATTGGCAAAACTTAACAGCAATGAATTGAAAACTGACACTCCCATCTGTATAGAGGATCACCTCACAG CTCTAAACATAAGGTGCATAGAACGTTTATACGGTGACCACGGGCTAGATGTGATTGATTTGTTAAAGAAGAATGCATATCTTGCTTTACCTGTAATACTGACACGTTTGAAACAGAAGCAAGAAGAATGGGCAAGGTGTCGTTCTGAGTTTAGCAAAGTATGGGCTGATGTATATACCAAGAACTACCACAGATCACTTGATCATCGCAGTTTCTATTTCAAACAGCAGGATTCAAAGAATCTTAGCACAAAAG CTTTGTTGGCAGAGATAAAAGAGATCTCTGATAAGAAGCGAGGAGAGGATGATGCACTTCTCGCTCTTGCTGCTGGAAACAGACGAACTGTTTCCTCCAACATGAGTTTTGGTTATCCAGATCCTAATCTTCACGAGGATCTGTATCAGCTGATCAAGTATTCATGTGGAGAAATGTGTTCAACAGAACAGCTAGATAAAGTAATGAAAGTATGGACAGAGTTTTTGGAACCAATGTTTGGTGTTCCTTCTCGCCCTCAAGTTGCTGAAGACCGAGAAGATGCTGTCAAGTCTACTACAAAACTGAGCGAGGGCAGTCCTCAAAATGGAGTTAATGTTGCCAGCTCTGTGCGGTCAAATGGCCCTCTAAAAGCCGGTGAAGGTATTCAGTTGCGGCAAGCTACTGACAGTAAGTCCGCAGATGACAACACTCGGAATGATAAAATGCCGAAAACTCAAACCACACCTGACCAAAAGCCCGAAACAAAACAAGCTGTTGCTGTCGAACGTGTGCATATAGATGGATTGATACCTCAAAGGAATGGGAAAACCAGCGCTTTATCCATTGTTG GGCTTAGCAATAGTACTCCAAAACCTGGTGGTTTAACCAGTGGAACGGAAATGGATTTGAAACCGAATCACATAAATGGGCCATGTGTGGAGGTATCTCCAAATGGGACAGTGGCGGAAACATCAAGTAATCAAAGATCTAACGAAGTGAGAGTCGAAAGAGAGGAAGGTGAGCTTTCTCCAACAGGAGAATTTGAAGAAGACAACTTTGCAGAGAATGACTTGGAGGCGCTCAGCAATGGTAAAGATGATGCTGGAAATAGCTTAAACCGGGGAAGTAGAGGAGAGAATGATGCTAATGGCAATGATGAAGGTGATGAAAGTGCACCAAGATCATCAGATGGCAGCTTAAACACATCTCATAACGGTGACGTTTCTGGAACTGAGTCTGGTGATGGTGAAGATTGTTTCCCTGAAGATGATAACAAGGCAGAAAGTGAAGGTGAGGCTGAAGAAGAAGTTATGTCTGATGCTGAAGGAGAGAGGCCTGTGTTGCCCATTTCTGCACGAAACCTGCTGCATGTGAAGCCTCTGTCAAAGTATGTTCCTCCTGCTTTACGCGATAAGGACAAAGATGATTCTCAGAAGAGGAACTCACGAGTCTTTTATGGGAATGACTCTTATTACGTTCTTTTCAGGCTTCATCAG ATTTTGTATGACAGAATACTATCAGCAAAGATCAACTCATCGTGTCCTGAAAGAAAGTGGAAGACCTCAAATTCAACAAACCCTGTAGATTCCTACGCCAG ATTCATGAATGCTCTCTACAACTTGCTTGATGGCACGTCTGATAATTCCAAGTTTGAAGATGACTGCCGAGCAATCATTGGGACACAGTCATATATTCTCTTCACATTAGACAAACTTATCTACAAGCTCATCAAGCAT ATCCAAGTAGTAGCAGCTGATGAGATGGACAACAAACTACAACAGTTGTATTCATATGAGAAATCAAGAAAGCCTGAAAAGTATATGAATGAGGTTTATTATGAAAACGCTCGTGTTCTTCTTCCTGATGAAGATGTATACCGCATTGAATGT AAACTTTCAGCACCAACAACATTATCTATTCAGCTTCTGGACTATGGACATGATAAGCCTGATGTGACATCCATTTCCATGGACCCAAATTTTTCAGCTTACCTCCAAAACAAGTTCCTTTCCTGCCAAGCTAATGTGAAAGAGAACCCTCGAATATATCTAAAACG GAATAAGCGTAAAAATGGTGATGACGATGAACTCTCTACCACGGATCGAGTTAAGATCAATAATGGTTTGGAGTGTAAGATAACATGCAGTTCTTCAAAG GTCTCGTATGTATTTGACACAGAGGATGTATTGCATCGTGTGAAGAGGAGGAAGGTTTTGAACCAAAGCAGTGGTTCTTTAATTAGGGAAAAGAGGATACAAAGATACCAAAAACTTCTCACCAACCAATGA